A genomic segment from Pseudomonas sp. M30-35 encodes:
- a CDS encoding restriction endonuclease — protein sequence MAIPDFQSVMRPVLATVQSGAPLPLNELRERVADQFQLTDEERKERLPSGQQTVMNNRVGWARTYLNKAGLLTIPSKGMVQITARGLDALANGPERITVSWLKQFPEFADFHTAKPQAADVPPMVELDSAETTPDEQLAEAHQALLQSLVDELLVQVRAATPSFFEQLVVDLMIAMGYGGSRKEAGKATQATNDDGIDGIIKEDKLGLDVIYLQAKRWTNTVHRPEIDKFIGALTRQRARKGVFITTSDFSQGARDAALSLDIKVVLVDGVELASLMVENNLGVSVKQVYQVKQIDSDYFAGE from the coding sequence ATGGCGATTCCGGATTTTCAAAGTGTAATGCGCCCCGTACTTGCAACTGTGCAGAGCGGGGCGCCTCTGCCGCTTAACGAGTTGCGAGAACGTGTGGCTGATCAGTTCCAGCTGACTGACGAAGAGCGCAAGGAGCGCCTGCCTTCCGGGCAGCAGACGGTGATGAATAACCGTGTCGGTTGGGCGCGTACTTACCTGAATAAAGCAGGTCTGCTGACGATACCAAGCAAGGGCATGGTGCAGATCACCGCGCGAGGGCTGGACGCTTTAGCCAATGGCCCCGAGCGCATTACTGTAAGCTGGTTGAAGCAGTTTCCTGAGTTCGCGGATTTTCATACCGCTAAACCCCAGGCAGCTGATGTACCGCCGATGGTTGAGCTTGATAGCGCTGAGACCACACCAGACGAGCAGTTGGCCGAGGCGCATCAGGCGCTGTTGCAGTCGCTGGTTGACGAGTTGTTGGTTCAGGTTCGAGCCGCGACACCGAGTTTCTTTGAGCAGTTGGTGGTCGATTTAATGATCGCCATGGGCTATGGCGGCTCCCGCAAGGAAGCTGGTAAAGCAACTCAGGCAACCAACGACGATGGGATCGACGGGATCATCAAGGAAGATAAGCTTGGCCTCGACGTAATTTATCTGCAGGCCAAGCGCTGGACTAACACGGTGCATCGCCCGGAAATCGACAAATTTATTGGCGCGTTAACCCGCCAACGCGCGCGCAAGGGCGTGTTTATCACCACCTCTGATTTTTCCCAAGGCGCCCGTGATGCTGCTCTGAGTTTAGATATCAAAGTGGTCTTGGTTGATGGTGTGGAGCTGGCGAGCTTGATGGTAGAAAACAATCTTGGGGTGAGCGTTAAGCAGGTCTACCAAGTGAAGCAGATCGACAGTGATTACTTTGCTGGGGAGTAA
- a CDS encoding DNA-binding protein, with translation MDVEGTDLSLKDLISPPPLMPWRQFANWIRMADDHPTVWGWIRNGYLPSRKVGKHMMVNVSLLAKQLLDEEFTE, from the coding sequence ATGGATGTGGAAGGAACTGACCTCTCTTTGAAAGACCTTATTTCTCCGCCGCCGCTTATGCCTTGGCGCCAGTTTGCAAATTGGATTCGTATGGCTGATGACCATCCCACTGTTTGGGGCTGGATTCGCAACGGTTATCTGCCTTCTCGCAAAGTAGGTAAGCACATGATGGTCAATGTGTCGTTGCTTGCTAAACAGCTTCTCGATGAAGAGTTCACCGAGTGA
- a CDS encoding zonular occludens toxin domain-containing protein → MAVYIVTGKLGAGKTLLCILKILDYLKAGRRVAVNVDVKMDKLCRPGNKHSRLVRLPDLPSAEDLTGLGFGLEKYDEEMFGGIFLDEAGVWLNSRDWNSNGRTDLLKFFLFLRKRRWDLWLCVQNVNVIDKQIRESIAEHVVYINRWDKLKVPFFLRLPGRLLTLGIWKGNLPKMHQAIVKYGPKFNSPKVDDWFYQGKEFYSFYDTTQEYNKDYEKGSYSMLPPGYWRRHLPTSPRNMGFFMRTTKIFFRRTRTLNALFLGGVIALCIAVPVFAAVALVSYPSVQAPDALQTLRTPDASKLGDQFGSLRIATYGRLSGRVLYVFVDESGTRITTEDLIAKNITVKDRGPREALLVRDDDFLSVYR, encoded by the coding sequence ATGGCCGTTTATATCGTCACCGGCAAGCTCGGTGCGGGCAAAACATTGCTGTGTATTTTGAAGATTCTCGACTATCTCAAAGCCGGTCGCCGGGTGGCTGTGAACGTCGATGTGAAAATGGACAAGCTCTGCAGACCCGGTAACAAGCACTCACGCCTTGTTCGCCTGCCTGACCTGCCATCAGCCGAAGACTTAACCGGCCTCGGCTTTGGCTTAGAAAAATACGATGAAGAAATGTTCGGCGGGATCTTTCTCGATGAAGCCGGTGTTTGGCTCAACTCGCGGGACTGGAACTCGAACGGGCGTACCGACTTACTCAAGTTCTTTCTGTTCCTGCGTAAACGCCGTTGGGATCTGTGGCTGTGCGTTCAAAACGTCAACGTCATTGATAAACAGATCCGTGAATCGATCGCTGAACACGTCGTTTACATCAACCGTTGGGACAAGCTGAAAGTGCCTTTCTTTCTGCGTTTGCCGGGGCGGCTTCTCACGCTCGGGATCTGGAAAGGCAACCTGCCAAAGATGCATCAGGCCATCGTCAAATACGGCCCCAAATTCAACTCGCCCAAGGTCGATGACTGGTTCTATCAGGGCAAAGAGTTTTACAGCTTTTACGACACCACGCAGGAATACAACAAGGACTACGAAAAAGGCTCGTACTCCATGTTGCCGCCCGGTTACTGGCGTCGCCACCTGCCGACTTCCCCTCGCAACATGGGGTTCTTTATGCGCACTACAAAAATCTTCTTCCGCCGTACTCGTACGCTCAACGCATTGTTTCTCGGAGGCGTCATTGCGCTATGTATTGCTGTTCCCGTTTTTGCTGCTGTGGCTCTGGTTAGCTATCCGTCTGTACAAGCACCTGATGCTTTGCAAACACTCCGAACGCCCGATGCATCCAAGCTGGGCGATCAATTCGGGTCGTTACGTATTGCTACTTATGGTCGTTTATCTGGCCGGGTTCTCTACGTTTTTGTGGATGAATCAGGCACCCGGATAACAACAGAAGACCTAATCGCCAAAAACATCACCGTCAAAGACCGCGGCCCAAGGGAAGCGCTGTTGGTGCGTGATGACGACTTTCTCTCTGTTTACCGCTGA
- a CDS encoding DUF5447 family protein, with amino-acid sequence MAKPALYQSTPCNDCKPHGLPYLVNGRWYCQTAYKCAKHTPSKRPPKYWSVIHDSGKPVPYVPLWGVTNDFFGSGHNVD; translated from the coding sequence ATGGCAAAGCCCGCTCTTTACCAGTCCACACCCTGCAACGATTGCAAACCCCATGGGCTGCCGTATCTCGTCAATGGCCGTTGGTACTGCCAGACGGCTTACAAATGCGCGAAACACACGCCCAGCAAACGACCTCCGAAGTATTGGAGCGTTATTCACGACTCGGGCAAGCCGGTGCCTTACGTCCCGCTGTGGGGTGTCACCAATGACTTTTTTGGGAGCGGGCATAACGTGGACTGA
- a CDS encoding type I restriction endonuclease subunit R — protein MADSREIQFQQDIIDALSAQGWLVGTASAYDRHTALYTEDFLGYFKEAWPERWDKFAKANPNDPEGVLVQKLVRELEQSGTLDVLRHGFKLPAVKVELCSFKPDHGMNPDTLKRYQCNRLRVVPEVSYSPHARDKASGGQSYNPRLDLVLFVNGIPTATLELKSEFKQSVENAKRQYRDDRPVKDPLTRKPEPLLTFKRGALVHFAVGQNEVAMTTKLAGKDTFFLPFNLGSEEGGAGNPMPADDSQYATSYLWQRLFQPDAWLKVLGRFLHLEKKTSEAFDGTQVTKETMIFPRYHQWEVVNKLIDTTRTEGPGKRYLIQHSAGSGKSNSIAWSAHQLSSLYDDAGQRLFNSVIVVTDRTVLDSQLQKTIYQFEHAQGVVKPITRDVGNQSKSEQLAEALAEQTRIIIVTIQTFPALFDALDKYPKLASGRYAVIADEAHSSQTGSSASKLKSILGSDVLEGEEISAEELLDAAVQARQPNERISYYAFTATPKAKTLELFGRPADPSIPASSSNKPEAFHLYSMRQAIEEGFILDVLRNYTTYSTAWKIAHPDGEDDEVDSKKARMKLARWVRLHPYNINQKVEVIVEHFRANIRHLLNGQAKAMVVTSSRQEAVRYQLAMKAYVQQMGYGDVHPLVAFSGSVLPDEVIPEEVTENSSLLNAGLNGRDLAAAFDTQDFNVMIAANKYQTGFDQPKLCAMYVDKKLQGVDCVQTLSRLNRTFPAKETFILDFFNEPQDILDAFLPYYTKAELNDVTDPQIIYDLQKTLDAEGIYYWTEVEAFALAFFDPKATASKLSYYCAPAKERFAKRYAFSQEARQHALDFKRTAEANGDSAGLKKAEHALKEAGEQVDQLDLFRKNLQSFVRLYEFLSQIVPYEDPELEQLCVYAKHLYPLLRIDRLQEDDVDVGELQLTHYRLSKRAEHQLRLSEDPGEYGLDPATAVGSGKAHDPEKKRLSEIIDALNDIFGAEVSDDDQLQFLTGIAQRISRQEDVMAQVNSHSVEQVMHGLFPKRVVDTVLDAMTDNEKMSLEVLDNETKSRAFALAILKLIKSASGFDTNLQRDA, from the coding sequence ATGGCGGATAGCCGGGAAATACAGTTCCAGCAGGACATCATCGATGCACTATCGGCCCAAGGTTGGCTAGTCGGCACCGCCAGCGCTTACGACCGGCACACGGCGCTGTATACCGAAGACTTTCTCGGCTACTTCAAAGAAGCTTGGCCGGAGCGCTGGGATAAGTTCGCCAAAGCCAATCCGAACGATCCGGAAGGCGTGCTGGTGCAAAAACTGGTACGCGAGCTGGAGCAGAGCGGCACGCTCGATGTGCTGCGCCACGGCTTTAAGCTCCCGGCGGTCAAGGTTGAGCTGTGCAGTTTTAAGCCAGACCACGGTATGAACCCGGACACGCTCAAACGCTATCAATGCAACCGCCTTCGTGTGGTACCTGAGGTGTCTTATTCACCCCATGCGCGGGACAAGGCCAGCGGGGGGCAGAGTTATAACCCTCGGTTGGATCTGGTGCTGTTCGTCAATGGTATCCCCACCGCGACGCTGGAGTTGAAAAGCGAGTTCAAGCAATCGGTAGAAAACGCCAAGCGCCAATACCGCGACGACCGTCCGGTAAAAGACCCGCTTACGCGCAAGCCAGAACCGTTGCTGACCTTCAAGCGCGGCGCGTTGGTGCATTTTGCGGTTGGCCAGAATGAAGTGGCGATGACCACCAAACTGGCAGGTAAAGATACTTTCTTCCTGCCCTTTAACCTAGGCAGCGAAGAGGGCGGCGCGGGCAATCCGATGCCAGCCGACGACAGCCAATATGCCACCAGTTATTTGTGGCAACGGCTGTTTCAACCCGATGCGTGGCTCAAGGTGCTGGGGCGCTTCTTGCACCTAGAGAAGAAAACCAGCGAGGCCTTTGACGGCACACAAGTCACTAAAGAAACCATGATCTTCCCGCGTTATCACCAGTGGGAAGTGGTCAATAAACTGATCGACACCACTCGCACTGAAGGGCCGGGCAAGCGTTACTTGATTCAACACAGCGCCGGCTCGGGCAAGTCAAATTCCATCGCGTGGTCTGCTCATCAGCTTTCTTCGCTGTATGACGATGCCGGGCAGCGGCTGTTCAACTCGGTGATCGTGGTAACCGACCGCACAGTACTCGACAGCCAACTGCAGAAAACCATCTACCAGTTCGAACATGCCCAAGGCGTGGTCAAACCAATCACCCGTGATGTCGGCAATCAGAGTAAATCTGAACAGCTTGCTGAGGCCTTGGCCGAACAGACGCGCATTATCATCGTTACCATCCAGACCTTCCCGGCACTGTTCGATGCGCTGGATAAATACCCCAAACTCGCCAGTGGCCGTTACGCGGTTATCGCTGATGAGGCGCACTCGTCACAAACCGGCTCATCGGCCAGCAAGTTGAAAAGCATCCTCGGCAGTGACGTGTTGGAAGGCGAGGAAATCAGCGCCGAAGAGCTACTAGACGCCGCGGTGCAAGCGCGCCAACCGAATGAGCGAATCAGTTACTACGCCTTTACTGCAACGCCTAAAGCCAAGACGCTGGAGCTGTTCGGCCGCCCGGCTGATCCATCTATCCCTGCCAGCTCAAGCAACAAACCAGAGGCGTTTCACCTGTATTCCATGCGTCAGGCCATCGAAGAAGGTTTTATCCTTGATGTGCTGCGCAACTACACCACTTACAGCACCGCTTGGAAGATCGCCCACCCGGATGGCGAAGACGATGAGGTCGACAGCAAGAAAGCGCGCATGAAGCTGGCGCGTTGGGTGCGGCTGCATCCGTACAACATCAACCAGAAAGTTGAAGTCATCGTGGAGCATTTCCGCGCCAATATCCGCCACCTGTTGAACGGCCAAGCCAAGGCCATGGTGGTGACCAGCAGCCGACAGGAAGCGGTGCGTTACCAGTTGGCGATGAAGGCATATGTGCAGCAAATGGGTTATGGCGATGTGCACCCGCTGGTGGCGTTCTCCGGCAGTGTGTTGCCAGATGAGGTGATCCCCGAGGAAGTAACAGAAAACAGCAGCCTGCTCAACGCTGGCCTGAATGGCCGAGACTTGGCTGCTGCGTTCGACACGCAAGACTTCAATGTGATGATCGCAGCCAATAAATACCAGACCGGGTTTGATCAGCCCAAACTGTGCGCCATGTATGTGGATAAGAAACTGCAAGGTGTGGACTGCGTGCAAACGCTGTCACGGCTGAACCGCACCTTCCCGGCCAAAGAAACCTTCATCCTCGACTTCTTCAACGAACCGCAAGACATTCTCGACGCCTTCTTGCCGTATTACACCAAGGCCGAGCTGAACGATGTGACTGATCCGCAGATCATCTATGACCTGCAGAAAACCCTGGATGCCGAGGGCATCTATTACTGGACCGAAGTCGAGGCATTCGCCTTGGCCTTCTTTGACCCTAAAGCAACGGCCAGCAAACTCAGTTACTACTGCGCACCTGCCAAAGAGCGCTTTGCCAAGCGTTATGCGTTTAGCCAAGAGGCCCGCCAACACGCGCTGGACTTCAAGCGCACCGCAGAAGCTAACGGCGACAGCGCAGGCCTTAAAAAAGCCGAACACGCACTGAAAGAAGCAGGCGAGCAGGTTGATCAACTCGATCTGTTCCGCAAAAACCTGCAAAGCTTTGTGCGCCTGTACGAGTTCCTCTCGCAGATCGTGCCGTATGAAGATCCAGAGTTGGAGCAACTTTGTGTATACGCCAAGCACCTGTATCCGCTGCTGCGTATTGATCGCCTGCAAGAAGACGATGTGGATGTGGGCGAGCTGCAATTAACTCACTATCGCCTGAGCAAGCGCGCCGAACATCAACTGCGCCTCAGCGAAGACCCCGGCGAGTACGGCCTTGACCCGGCCACAGCGGTCGGCAGCGGCAAAGCGCATGACCCGGAGAAGAAACGCCTCTCGGAAATCATCGATGCGCTGAACGATATTTTTGGTGCCGAGGTCAGTGATGACGATCAGTTGCAGTTTCTCACTGGCATCGCCCAGCGCATTAGCCGGCAAGAGGATGTAATGGCTCAGGTAAACAGCCACTCGGTCGAGCAGGTAATGCATGGCTTGTTCCCTAAACGGGTGGTGGACACCGTGCTGGATGCGATGACCGACAACGAAAAGATGTCGCTAGAGGTGCTGGACAATGAAACCAAGAGCCGGGCATTTGCGTTGGCGATTTTGAAGTTGATTAAGTCGGCATCTGGTTTTGATACAAATTTACAGCGCGACGCGTGA
- a CDS encoding DNA-binding protein, with protein sequence MLDRVLKLLDATSLKDLAEVNSKEYVRWQSIKRGRARISAEEIDQLGKLYPNYRWWLMTGEVMPDKGQTSPEYDEANRNLTSQNAG encoded by the coding sequence ATGCTTGATAGAGTTCTTAAATTGCTTGATGCAACCAGCCTCAAAGACCTTGCCGAGGTAAACAGCAAGGAATACGTGAGGTGGCAGAGCATTAAGAGAGGGCGAGCCAGAATTAGCGCAGAAGAAATTGACCAGCTTGGGAAGCTATACCCGAACTATCGGTGGTGGCTCATGACTGGTGAAGTCATGCCAGATAAAGGTCAGACAAGCCCAGAGTACGACGAGGCCAACCGAAACTTGACCAGTCAAAACGCGGGATAG
- a CDS encoding Arc family DNA-binding protein, with amino-acid sequence MSRADQQFKLRLPAALRAQVEQAAKASRRSINAELIIRLEASFVQVKESQEDAQ; translated from the coding sequence GTGAGCAGGGCAGATCAGCAATTCAAGCTGCGGCTACCCGCTGCCTTGCGTGCTCAAGTTGAACAAGCCGCAAAGGCATCACGCCGCTCTATAAATGCAGAGTTAATCATTCGCCTAGAAGCCAGCTTCGTACAGGTCAAAGAAAGTCAGGAGGACGCCCAGTGA
- a CDS encoding DUF5455 family protein, with translation MPWLIGFFSRFFLRFFAGAGKFLLGLLAPLITPVMQFIASFFKKLGILALIVAAIYTAITVLSGGISQLISTLTGGFPSDLLVFGRMFLPDNLSFCIAVLVTARVKSLIFYWVSKLSEKLIHT, from the coding sequence ATGCCTTGGCTTATTGGGTTCTTTAGTCGTTTCTTTCTTCGGTTCTTCGCCGGTGCGGGCAAATTCCTGTTGGGGCTTCTCGCGCCGCTGATCACGCCGGTGATGCAGTTCATTGCTTCTTTCTTCAAAAAGCTGGGCATTCTCGCCCTGATCGTGGCGGCCATCTATACCGCTATCACTGTGCTTTCCGGTGGTATCTCGCAACTAATCAGCACCCTTACGGGCGGCTTTCCAAGTGACTTGCTTGTCTTCGGTCGCATGTTTTTGCCCGACAACCTCTCGTTCTGCATAGCGGTACTGGTCACGGCTCGGGTCAAGTCGCTGATCTTCTATTGGGTTTCCAAGCTCTCCGAAAAACTCATTCACACCTAG
- a CDS encoding ATP-binding protein translates to MKAAILSNGQYILKIKTYDQPQKLETPIELAQKGSRKKMSNYKLSASTNITGLGIKKHFKKTDPWQPIFELAWNGFDANSSSVKVNYASNEAGGPEQISVLDNGTGIEFLYADNNFGKFNESSKLGRASQHGSHGRGRLAFHVLCNEARWHTRNKNDGDAVITINSANLANYNIQGIAKEDQHALLSSECQGTCVELFNFTKNLPAEPELANLMSIEFGWYLALNKDKSLLLNGKPIEIPAHEITEKKISTEGQDFVIKVIRWTEKPSSEKSYTYLMTSVGSNVHKELSSLNNKPNFYTSIYIISEWANEFEENNDTFLSSSFNPNCKTWRSLQKDLNAITQDIYDDFLKKFADIQIDKFEKDGIFPDYSKLDTHEAKWRSTKVKSTVKSIYLADPSVFNTLQKKQKKILIRLLDRLLISNENDALLDILESTLDLDQDSTEKLARQIKSIKLENVISTIEILYKRQVAVHQLREIMNKHYLEILETPDLQSVIENNTWLFGPAYETLGAEEASFTKLSKGIRDTVRGIETINEDDLDEEERDGVIISQRQPDLFLARKIPSIDSSGRKYYRCVIIEIKRPSISLNIKHLRQLDDYAALIKKFPEFSSGHMHVELILVGRKISDQDSEIESRINNHILKGEMGLVSDDPRMKRYVKNWYTILDDFELRNNHFLDNLKIERESLELDKLNKNILLNNLQAQTETLAT, encoded by the coding sequence TTGAAAGCTGCCATTCTTAGCAATGGGCAATATATATTAAAAATAAAAACTTATGACCAACCTCAAAAGCTAGAAACTCCAATTGAATTAGCGCAAAAAGGATCAAGAAAGAAAATGTCTAACTACAAGCTTTCTGCCTCTACAAATATTACAGGACTCGGCATTAAGAAACACTTTAAAAAAACTGATCCTTGGCAACCAATATTTGAACTTGCTTGGAATGGGTTTGACGCTAATTCATCATCAGTAAAAGTTAATTACGCCTCGAATGAGGCTGGCGGACCAGAACAAATCTCTGTGCTGGACAATGGCACAGGCATAGAGTTTCTATACGCAGATAATAATTTCGGGAAGTTTAATGAATCATCCAAGCTCGGAAGAGCCAGCCAGCATGGGTCGCATGGAAGAGGCCGGTTAGCATTTCACGTACTTTGTAATGAAGCCCGTTGGCACACGCGGAACAAAAATGATGGCGATGCTGTCATAACAATTAATTCTGCCAACCTGGCAAATTACAACATTCAAGGCATAGCAAAAGAAGATCAACACGCCCTGCTATCATCAGAGTGCCAAGGAACCTGTGTTGAACTTTTTAACTTTACAAAAAATTTACCCGCTGAGCCAGAGCTTGCGAATTTAATGTCTATTGAGTTCGGGTGGTACTTAGCCCTTAACAAAGACAAAAGCCTTTTACTCAACGGAAAACCAATTGAGATTCCCGCACACGAAATTACTGAAAAAAAAATCAGTACGGAAGGACAGGATTTTGTAATAAAGGTTATTCGCTGGACTGAGAAGCCTAGCTCGGAAAAATCATATACATACTTAATGACCAGCGTAGGGTCAAATGTTCACAAAGAACTCAGCAGCTTAAACAACAAGCCCAATTTTTACACAAGCATTTATATAATTTCAGAATGGGCTAATGAGTTCGAAGAAAACAACGATACATTTCTTTCAAGCAGCTTCAACCCTAACTGCAAAACCTGGAGAAGCTTACAGAAAGACCTCAACGCCATAACACAAGATATTTATGATGATTTCTTAAAAAAATTCGCTGACATTCAGATTGATAAGTTCGAAAAAGATGGCATATTCCCTGACTACTCCAAGTTAGACACCCATGAAGCCAAATGGAGAAGTACCAAGGTAAAAAGCACAGTAAAATCTATATATCTAGCCGACCCATCTGTATTCAACACACTACAAAAGAAACAAAAGAAAATACTTATTAGGTTATTAGATCGACTGCTCATATCAAATGAGAACGACGCGCTGCTTGATATTTTGGAAAGTACCTTAGACCTCGATCAAGATTCAACAGAAAAACTTGCTCGCCAAATAAAGTCAATTAAACTTGAAAATGTAATATCAACCATTGAGATACTTTACAAAAGACAAGTTGCAGTCCACCAACTTAGAGAGATAATGAACAAACATTATCTTGAGATTCTTGAAACCCCTGATCTTCAAAGCGTAATTGAAAATAATACATGGCTATTTGGTCCAGCCTACGAAACCCTAGGTGCAGAAGAAGCGTCCTTTACAAAGCTATCAAAAGGAATACGTGACACAGTCAGAGGCATCGAAACCATCAACGAAGACGACCTAGATGAAGAAGAAAGAGATGGGGTTATAATCTCACAACGGCAGCCTGACTTATTCTTAGCAAGAAAGATACCTTCAATAGACTCCTCCGGGAGAAAATATTATCGCTGCGTTATTATAGAAATAAAAAGGCCAAGCATTTCCTTAAACATCAAGCATCTTAGACAGCTAGATGATTATGCTGCCTTAATAAAGAAATTCCCTGAATTCTCAAGCGGGCATATGCATGTTGAGTTAATCCTTGTGGGAAGAAAAATATCTGACCAAGATTCAGAGATAGAAAGCAGGATAAACAACCACATACTAAAAGGTGAAATGGGGCTAGTTTCTGACGATCCAAGAATGAAAAGATATGTTAAAAACTGGTACACAATACTCGATGATTTTGAATTAAGAAACAATCACTTTCTTGATAATTTAAAAATCGAAAGAGAATCATTAGAACTTGATAAGCTTAATAAAAACATCCTACTCAACAACTTACAAGCGCAGACCGAGACGTTAGCTACATAG